Below is a genomic region from [Flavobacterium] thermophilum.
AAAAAAGGAAAAGGTGTTCATGAATGAAGTACATCATCGTCGGAGCCGGCATTTTAGGGGCCTCGACCGCTTACCATTTGGCCAAGGAAGGCGCAAACGTGATGATCATCGACCGCGGCGACAAAGGCCAAGCGACCGATGCGGCGGCGGGGATCGTGTGCCCTTGGCTCTCGCAGCGCCGCAACCAAAAATGGTATCGGTTAGCGAAAGGCGGGGCGAAATTTTATCCTTCCCTCATTGAAGAGCTGGAATCATACGGGGAAACGGAGACCGGTTACGCACGCGTCGGGGCTCTATGGCTGCACACAGATGAACAGAAACTGGAACAAATGGAGGAGCGCGCTCTCAAACGGCGCGAAGACGCGCCGGAAATGGGAGAGATCGTGCGGCTTCATCCCCAAGAGGCGAAGGAGCTGTTTCCGCCGCTTGTCGGCAAGCATCATGCCCTTTATGTGAGCGGCGCCGCCCGAGTGAACGGTCGGGCGGTGCGAGACGCCCTCATGAACGCTTCCCAAAAGCGCGGCGCCGCCTACATCCGCGGAAACGCCCGACTCCTGTTTGAAGGCTCCCGCATCATCGGCGTGGAAGTCAATGGAGCGAAATACACGGCCGAAGCGGTCATCGTCACAGCCGGCGCCTGGGCTGGCGAGTTGCTGGAGCCGCTCGGGATCAAACTGCTCGTCACCCCACAAAAAGGGCAGCTCATTCACTTGGAACATCCAGAATACGACACATCCCATTGGCCAGTCGTCATGCCGCCGAACAATCAGTATATGCTCGCCTTCCCGGGAAGCAGAATTGTGATCGGAACCACACACGAAGATGAAGCGGGCATGGACATTCGCCCCACCGCCGGGGGAATGCACGAATTGTTGGAAAAAGCGCTTGCCGTCGCGCCGGGGCTCTCCACCTGGACATATATCGAGACGCGAGTCGGATTCCGCCCGCGCACGCCTGGGTTTCTCCCGATCTTCGGACCGCTTCCGGGCTTTTCTGGGGTGTATATCGCCAATGGGCTCGGCTCCTCAGGTCTCACCGTCGGCCCGTATTTAGGAAAGGAGTTGGCGAAACTCGTCATCGGCCTGCCGACGGAACTCGACCCAAGCGATTATGACGCAGCAAGTGCCGTCGCACCGATCGTTCAATGAGGGGGATCAGAAAAAGCAACAACGGAGCTTCCACGATATGGACAATAGCCAACGCAGCGACTGATATCCCTTTCTCACCGTCAGGGCAAAGCTGACCGTGTTTTGTAAGC
It encodes:
- the thiO_3 gene encoding Glycine oxidase, with the protein product MKYIIVGAGILGASTAYHLAKEGANVMIIDRGDKGQATDAAAGIVCPWLSQRRNQKWYRLAKGGAKFYPSLIEELESYGETETGYARVGALWLHTDEQKLEQMEERALKRREDAPEMGEIVRLHPQEAKELFPPLVGKHHALYVSGAARVNGRAVRDALMNASQKRGAAYIRGNARLLFEGSRIIGVEVNGAKYTAEAVIVTAGAWAGELLEPLGIKLLVTPQKGQLIHLEHPEYDTSHWPVVMPPNNQYMLAFPGSRIVIGTTHEDEAGMDIRPTAGGMHELLEKALAVAPGLSTWTYIETRVGFRPRTPGFLPIFGPLPGFSGVYIANGLGSSGLTVGPYLGKELAKLVIGLPTELDPSDYDAASAVAPIVQ